One part of the Chryseobacterium mulctrae genome encodes these proteins:
- a CDS encoding 4-alpha-glucanotransferase, which yields MKLYFNIEYHAKPGERLELIVDEKDSAARSYMMFHTENGLWKCEVDFFSKSIAYKYQLKDERGNILREEFVLHHLGFPHNYKEFLIFDEWNSKNFPENYLNNKILRNKLSQLVPRKISVLKKHTHLFRIEAPVYNPNWEIVLIGNTPSLGNWSYENSIHLSQTDFGIWEASVDIPEIQLIQYKYAIFDTIEGEIIDIESGENRSTVPNQQNDVLQIVADHYFRFKSYQMYHDAGVAVPVFSLRTQDGFGVGEFSDLKKLADWADKASLGIIQILPINDTTANYSWTDSYPYAAVSVYALHPQYISIEDLDFELPKELVEEFHAKKSELNSLDLIDYEKMISAKWKYLKAVFNTEKEKIYKDRSFKKFIKDNEEWLLPYSAFCVLRDKYKTPNFNEWKTHKKYIAGKILPFFSAKNKDYDASMLHAWVQFQLHKQLKDAVDHIHGLGISLKGDLPIGIYRHSVEAWAELDLFGMDFQAGAPPDQFTEIGQNWEFPTYNWEAMKADDYRWWKNRFKALEQYFDAMRIDHILGFFRIWRMPISATQGILGYFYPAVPVIFDEFKARHIPFDFERYCKPFINDEILWKYFGKETFKALQFIHKNSDGTYQFKEEFNTQRKIADYFKNQPEDISEKLISLCANVLFLTEEKNGETVYHPRFNIFKTESYQYLSDWERKSIYELYQDYFFKRQDYLWKEKAMEKLPVILNATDMLICGEDLGMVPDCVPEVMDELAIVALKVQRMPSGNIPFSNPKKAGYMNVVTASSHDSSTLRQWWKENPGSTQIYFNQQLNQNGKAPSDLEPYLAEIIMKQHLYNDAMLAIFPIQDFFAMDENLINSKIENERINNPAVFPHYWRYRMQLNLENLTENVEFNQKVSNWINESGRR from the coding sequence ATGAAATTGTATTTTAATATTGAATATCATGCAAAACCAGGCGAGAGACTGGAACTTATTGTTGATGAAAAAGATTCTGCTGCCCGAAGCTACATGATGTTTCATACCGAAAATGGTTTGTGGAAATGTGAAGTAGATTTTTTTTCTAAATCAATTGCTTACAAATATCAGCTTAAAGACGAAAGAGGAAATATTTTGCGGGAAGAGTTTGTTCTGCATCATTTGGGTTTTCCTCACAACTATAAAGAGTTTTTAATTTTCGATGAATGGAACAGCAAAAACTTTCCGGAAAATTATCTGAACAATAAAATTTTAAGAAACAAACTTTCCCAATTAGTTCCACGAAAAATCTCGGTCTTAAAAAAACACACTCATTTATTCAGAATTGAAGCACCGGTTTATAATCCTAACTGGGAAATTGTTTTAATAGGAAATACACCTTCTTTAGGTAATTGGAGCTATGAAAATTCAATTCATTTATCTCAGACTGATTTCGGGATTTGGGAAGCTTCTGTTGATATTCCGGAAATTCAGCTTATTCAGTATAAATACGCCATTTTTGATACAATTGAAGGGGAAATAATTGATATAGAAAGTGGTGAAAACAGGTCAACAGTTCCAAATCAACAGAATGATGTTTTGCAGATTGTAGCAGATCATTATTTCAGATTTAAATCTTATCAAATGTATCACGATGCGGGTGTTGCAGTTCCTGTTTTTTCTTTAAGAACTCAAGATGGTTTTGGTGTAGGAGAATTTTCTGATTTAAAAAAACTTGCAGATTGGGCAGATAAAGCTTCTTTAGGGATTATTCAGATTTTACCGATTAATGACACAACGGCTAATTATTCATGGACGGATTCTTATCCTTATGCGGCAGTTTCGGTATATGCTTTACATCCACAATATATTTCTATTGAAGATCTTGATTTTGAATTACCGAAAGAACTAGTTGAAGAGTTTCATGCAAAAAAATCAGAATTAAATTCCTTAGATTTAATTGATTACGAAAAAATGATTTCCGCAAAATGGAAATATCTTAAAGCTGTTTTCAATACCGAAAAAGAAAAGATTTATAAAGACAGAAGTTTCAAAAAGTTTATCAAAGATAATGAAGAATGGCTTTTACCCTATTCTGCATTTTGTGTTTTGAGAGATAAATACAAAACACCGAATTTTAACGAGTGGAAAACCCATAAAAAATATATTGCTGGTAAAATTTTACCATTTTTCTCAGCAAAAAATAAAGATTATGATGCTTCGATGCTTCATGCATGGGTACAGTTTCAACTTCATAAACAATTGAAAGATGCTGTTGATCATATTCATGGTTTAGGAATTTCGTTAAAAGGAGATTTACCGATTGGAATTTATAGACATTCTGTTGAAGCATGGGCGGAACTTGATTTATTCGGAATGGATTTCCAAGCAGGAGCACCTCCGGATCAGTTTACGGAAATCGGGCAGAATTGGGAATTTCCGACGTACAATTGGGAAGCGATGAAAGCGGATGATTATAGGTGGTGGAAAAATAGATTCAAAGCATTAGAACAGTATTTTGATGCAATGAGAATCGATCATATTTTAGGATTTTTCAGAATCTGGAGAATGCCGATTTCTGCAACTCAGGGAATTTTGGGATATTTTTATCCGGCTGTTCCGGTCATTTTTGATGAATTTAAAGCGAGACATATTCCTTTTGATTTTGAAAGATATTGTAAACCTTTCATTAATGATGAAATTCTGTGGAAATATTTTGGGAAAGAAACTTTTAAAGCTTTACAGTTTATCCATAAAAATTCAGACGGAACTTATCAATTTAAAGAAGAGTTTAATACTCAAAGAAAGATTGCAGATTATTTTAAAAATCAACCTGAAGATATTTCTGAAAAATTAATTTCGCTTTGTGCGAATGTTTTATTCTTGACTGAGGAAAAAAACGGCGAAACGGTATATCATCCGAGATTTAATATTTTTAAAACTGAATCTTACCAATATCTTTCTGATTGGGAAAGAAAGTCTATTTACGAGCTTTATCAGGACTATTTCTTTAAAAGACAGGATTATTTATGGAAAGAAAAAGCGATGGAAAAACTTCCGGTCATCCTGAACGCAACAGATATGTTGATTTGCGGTGAAGATTTGGGCATGGTTCCGGATTGTGTTCCTGAAGTTATGGATGAATTGGCAATTGTCGCATTGAAAGTTCAACGTATGCCTTCCGGAAATATTCCGTTTTCTAATCCTAAAAAAGCAGGATATATGAATGTGGTTACGGCTTCTTCGCATGACAGTTCAACGCTTCGTCAATGGTGGAAAGAAAATCCAGGATCTACGCAGATTTATTTTAATCAACAATTAAATCAAAATGGAAAAGCGCCCAGTGATTTAGAACCTTATTTAGCCGAAATTATAATGAAACAGCATCTTTACAACGATGCAATGTTGGCAATTTTCCCTATTCAGGATTTCTTTGCAATGGATGAAAATTTGATCAATTCGAAGATTGAGAATGAAAGAATTAATAATCCTGCAGTGTTTCCGCACTATTGGCGTTATAGAATGCAGTTAAACCTTGAAAATTTAACAGAAAATGTAGAATTTAATCAAAAGGTTTCAAATTGGATTAATGAAAGTGGAAGACGTTGA
- a CDS encoding T9SS type A sorting domain-containing protein codes for MKKHLFPIILLLLGNTINAQQDFFALAGKDSPRIEFNDFRAMNSDGTSAESIFGVSSEAKVVSQSRKTAVTEDKTSYNHAQSMNLAALALDSSGNNLVYMPMFSSNIYVLNQKTKEITLVENTVARVTSCDINSHITRMATGYDGNIYAINNAGTQFIQISKKNNQYIVNDLGIIKDDASNGKNSFTEMTTGFGGDMIADADNNFYVFAASGNVFKVSTKELKAKFVGKITGLPEAYSINGAAVNSKGKVVIASAKGAALYELNLNNLEAKQLPGEQNLHIYDLASKYFANDRIAAVNTLANIDIYPTKVDEQTITVNVNDKAVKGNIKVNIFDVSGKSVMSTTLSVKDGNLNQQIQLRNLVTGTYVVSITEESGKNLLSKKILVTK; via the coding sequence ATGAAAAAACATTTATTCCCTATTATCTTATTATTACTTGGAAATACAATCAATGCGCAACAGGATTTTTTTGCATTGGCAGGAAAAGATTCTCCAAGAATTGAGTTTAATGATTTCCGTGCGATGAATTCAGACGGAACTTCCGCTGAAAGTATTTTCGGAGTTTCTTCAGAGGCAAAAGTGGTTTCCCAATCTAGAAAAACAGCAGTTACCGAAGATAAAACTTCTTATAATCATGCTCAGTCGATGAATTTGGCGGCTTTAGCTTTAGATTCTTCAGGCAATAATTTGGTGTATATGCCAATGTTTTCGTCTAATATCTATGTTCTAAATCAGAAAACAAAAGAAATTACTTTAGTTGAAAATACTGTGGCAAGAGTTACTTCTTGTGATATCAATTCTCATATTACAAGAATGGCAACCGGTTATGATGGAAATATTTATGCAATCAATAATGCAGGAACGCAATTTATTCAAATCAGTAAAAAGAACAATCAATACATTGTAAATGATCTTGGTATTATTAAAGATGATGCTTCAAACGGTAAAAACTCATTTACTGAGATGACAACAGGTTTTGGTGGCGATATGATTGCTGATGCAGATAATAACTTCTACGTTTTTGCAGCTTCTGGAAATGTATTTAAAGTTTCAACGAAAGAATTAAAGGCAAAATTTGTAGGTAAAATTACAGGTTTGCCTGAAGCGTATTCTATAAATGGAGCTGCAGTAAATTCTAAAGGAAAAGTAGTGATTGCAAGCGCAAAAGGGGCGGCTTTGTATGAATTGAATCTTAATAATTTGGAAGCAAAACAACTTCCGGGTGAACAGAATTTGCATATTTATGATTTGGCAAGTAAATATTTTGCAAACGACAGAATCGCTGCTGTAAATACTTTGGCGAATATTGATATTTATCCAACAAAAGTTGATGAACAAACGATTACGGTGAATGTAAATGATAAAGCTGTCAAAGGAAATATTAAAGTGAATATTTTTGATGTTTCAGGAAAATCGGTGATGTCAACAACTTTATCTGTAAAAGACGGAAACCTTAATCAGCAGATTCAGCTTAGAAATCTGGTAACCGGAACTTATGTGGTGAGCATCACAGAAGAATCTGGTAAAAACTTATTGTCTAAGAAAATTTTGGTTACTAAATAA
- the cysS gene encoding cysteine--tRNA ligase yields MQLKIYNSLAGEKEIFKPILEGNVGMYVCGPTVYSNVHLGNVRTFLSFDFIYRSLTHLGYKVRYVRNITDAGHLTDDGDVNNDRFVKQTRLEKLEPMEIVQKYTVDFHKVLDMFNLLPPNIEPTATGHIVEQIELTQKLIETGFAYESNGSVYFDVLEYNARGLNYGELSKRNIEELFANTRDLDGQGEKKNPQDFALWKKASPAHIMRWNSPWGEGFPGWHLECTAMSTKYLGETFDIHGGGMDLKFPHHECEIAQGKACNGASPVNYWMHANMLTMNSQRMSKSTGNYILPMQLVSGENDFFEKSFHPAIVRFCFLQAHYRSVLDISNDAMLASEKGFSRLMEALKILNLITPNDEKQSGFSLEDWKTKCYDALTDDFNSPVLIAHLFEAVKFIFALKDEKETISAKNLEDLKSTLNAFVFDVLGLQNIEENNNEKLDQTLQVLIELRNQARKSKNFDLSDQIRDKLLAEGIELKDGREGTTYVLN; encoded by the coding sequence ATGCAACTAAAAATATACAACTCTCTTGCGGGAGAAAAAGAAATATTTAAACCAATTTTAGAAGGAAATGTTGGAATGTACGTTTGTGGACCGACCGTTTACAGCAATGTGCATTTAGGAAATGTGCGAACTTTTCTTTCCTTCGATTTTATCTACAGAAGTTTAACGCATCTTGGGTATAAGGTAAGATATGTAAGAAATATTACTGATGCAGGTCACCTTACCGATGATGGAGATGTTAATAACGACCGTTTTGTAAAGCAAACCCGACTTGAGAAATTAGAACCGATGGAAATTGTGCAGAAATATACTGTAGATTTTCACAAGGTTTTAGACATGTTCAATCTATTGCCTCCAAATATTGAGCCTACTGCGACTGGTCACATCGTAGAGCAAATTGAATTGACTCAGAAATTAATTGAAACAGGTTTCGCTTACGAAAGCAATGGTTCTGTTTATTTCGATGTGTTGGAATATAATGCAAGAGGCTTAAATTACGGTGAACTTTCAAAACGTAACATCGAAGAACTTTTTGCCAATACAAGAGATCTAGACGGTCAAGGTGAAAAGAAAAATCCTCAGGATTTTGCATTATGGAAAAAAGCTTCTCCGGCGCATATTATGCGTTGGAATTCTCCTTGGGGAGAAGGTTTCCCGGGATGGCATCTTGAATGTACTGCGATGAGCACGAAATATTTAGGAGAAACTTTCGATATTCACGGTGGAGGAATGGATTTGAAATTTCCGCACCACGAATGTGAAATTGCACAGGGAAAAGCTTGCAACGGAGCTTCTCCGGTAAATTACTGGATGCACGCTAATATGTTGACAATGAATTCTCAACGTATGAGTAAATCAACGGGGAATTATATTTTACCAATGCAGTTGGTTTCTGGTGAGAATGATTTTTTTGAAAAATCTTTTCATCCTGCGATTGTTCGTTTTTGCTTTTTACAGGCACATTACAGAAGTGTTTTAGATATTTCTAATGATGCAATGTTGGCAAGTGAAAAAGGATTCAGTCGATTGATGGAAGCCTTAAAAATATTAAATTTAATCACTCCGAATGATGAGAAACAGTCTGGTTTCAGTTTGGAAGATTGGAAAACAAAATGTTATGATGCTTTAACAGATGATTTCAATTCACCTGTGCTGATTGCTCATTTATTTGAAGCGGTGAAGTTTATTTTTGCTTTAAAAGATGAAAAAGAAACAATTTCTGCTAAAAATCTTGAAGATTTAAAATCAACATTAAATGCTTTTGTTTTTGATGTTTTAGGATTGCAGAATATTGAAGAAAATAATAATGAAAAACTTGATCAGACGTTACAGGTTTTAATTGAATTAAGAAATCAGGCAAGAAAATCTAAAAACTTTGACCTTTCAGACCAGATCAGAGATAAACTTTTAGCAGAAGGAATTGAGCTGAAAGATGGAAGAGAAGGTACAACTTACGTTTTGAACTAA
- the folE gene encoding GTP cyclohydrolase I FolE has translation MVDFTDNDDDIFTGKEHTPIREDAFEKSPQEKIEKITELFGEIMETLGLDMTDDSLKDSPKRVAKMYVNEIFGGLLPENKPGISTFSNKYKYRQMLVEKDITVYSFCEHHFLPIIGRAHVAYISNGEVIGLSKINRIVDYYAKRPQVQERLTMQIVDALKEALGTKDVACIIDAKHLCVNCRGIKDTASSTITAELSGIFRTNPITRQEFLHYVGSHAKLDY, from the coding sequence ATGGTTGATTTTACCGATAACGATGATGATATTTTTACAGGAAAAGAGCATACGCCAATCCGTGAAGATGCTTTTGAGAAATCGCCACAGGAAAAAATAGAAAAGATTACCGAGCTTTTTGGTGAGATTATGGAAACATTAGGTCTTGATATGACCGATGATTCTTTGAAAGATTCTCCGAAAAGAGTCGCGAAAATGTATGTTAACGAAATTTTTGGAGGTTTACTTCCCGAAAATAAACCCGGCATTTCTACCTTTTCAAACAAGTACAAATACCGCCAAATGTTGGTGGAAAAAGATATTACGGTGTACTCTTTCTGCGAACATCATTTTTTACCGATAATAGGGAGAGCGCATGTTGCTTATATTTCAAACGGAGAGGTAATTGGTCTTTCAAAAATCAACAGGATTGTAGATTACTATGCCAAAAGACCGCAGGTTCAGGAGAGATTGACGATGCAGATTGTAGATGCATTAAAAGAAGCGTTGGGAACAAAAGATGTCGCTTGTATTATTGATGCTAAACATCTTTGTGTAAATTGCAGAGGAATAAAAGATACGGCAAGTTCTACAATTACGGCAGAATTGAGTGGGATTTTCAGAACCAATCCTATTACAAGACAAGAGTTTCTACATTATGTAGGAAGCCATGCAAAACTGGATTATTAA
- the metF gene encoding methylenetetrahydrofolate reductase [NAD(P)H], with translation MKITDHIKNANGKTLFSLEVVPPQKGIGIEDLYKNIDPLMEFKPPFIDVTTSREEYIYIDKGNGLMERRITRMRPGTLGICSAIQHKYGVDTVPHLLCGGFTKEETEYLLVDCMYLGIDNIMALRGDAMKGHQYFEPTLGGHASAMDLVNQINNLGRGKYLHDDEQICDEHNKFCIGVAGYPEKHMEAPSMNYDLKWLKQKVDAGADYIVTQMFFDNKKYIEFVKKAREMGITVPIIPGIKPIATKKHLKLLPQVFKIDLPEDLINAVEGAKNNEAVKQIGVEWAIAQCKELLDFGVPVLHFYSMGKSDNIKKVAGELF, from the coding sequence ATGAAAATCACAGACCATATAAAAAACGCCAACGGAAAAACTTTATTCTCCCTCGAAGTAGTTCCGCCTCAAAAGGGAATCGGAATTGAAGATTTATATAAAAATATTGACCCTTTGATGGAGTTTAAACCTCCATTTATTGATGTGACGACTTCTCGAGAAGAATATATTTATATCGACAAAGGAAATGGCTTGATGGAACGTAGAATTACCAGAATGCGTCCCGGAACTTTGGGGATTTGTTCGGCAATTCAGCATAAATATGGAGTTGATACTGTGCCACACTTACTTTGTGGTGGTTTCACTAAAGAAGAAACAGAATATCTTTTGGTAGATTGTATGTACCTCGGAATTGATAATATTATGGCTCTTCGTGGCGACGCGATGAAAGGTCATCAGTATTTTGAGCCTACTTTAGGAGGTCATGCAAGTGCGATGGATTTAGTCAATCAGATTAATAATTTAGGTCGCGGAAAATACCTCCATGATGATGAGCAAATTTGTGACGAACATAACAAATTCTGCATCGGAGTTGCTGGTTATCCAGAAAAACATATGGAAGCTCCTTCAATGAATTATGATTTGAAATGGCTGAAACAAAAAGTAGATGCAGGTGCAGACTATATTGTTACCCAAATGTTTTTTGATAATAAAAAATATATAGAATTTGTGAAAAAAGCTCGTGAAATGGGCATCACAGTTCCAATTATTCCGGGAATAAAACCGATTGCAACAAAAAAACATTTAAAATTATTGCCACAGGTTTTCAAAATAGATTTACCTGAAGATTTGATCAATGCTGTTGAAGGTGCTAAAAATAACGAAGCCGTAAAGCAAATCGGGGTTGAATGGGCAATTGCACAATGCAAAGAATTATTAGATTTTGGCGTCCCTGTTCTACACTTTTACTCGATGGGGAAAAGCGATAATATTAAAAAAGTAGCAGGAGAGTTGTTTTAA
- the metH gene encoding methionine synthase gives MKYLRLSGLEPLIITPESNFINVGERTNVAGSKKFLRLIKEEKFSEALDIARDQVDGGAQILDVNFDDGLIDGKASMIKFLNLIGSEPDISKIPIMVDSSKWEILEAGLQVVQGKCVVNSISLKEGKEEFVKHAKAIKRYGAAVIVMAFDEVGQADNYERRLEITKRSYDILVNEVKFPAEDIIFDLNIFPVATGMEEHRRNAIDFIEATRWVRQNLPYASVSGGVSNVSFSFRGNDTVREAMHSVFLYHAIQAGMNIGIVNPAMLEVYDEINKELLELVEDVILDKREDATERLLDYSERNKSVKKEKVEELEWRTHPLQERITHSLVKGIDRFIEEDVEEARLQSERPLHVIEVNLMTGMGVVGDLFGSGKMFLPQVVKSARVMKKAVAYLQPFIEAEKDVAQKANGKILMATVKGDVHDIGKNIVSVVLGCNNYEIVDLGVMVPAEKIIQAAIDHQVDVIGLSGLITPSLDEMVYIASELERQNLNFPLLIGGATTSKAHTAVKIDLKYKNAVVHVNDASRAVNVVSSLLGDRNKEYVDDLKNDYSDFREKFLNRQVDKEYVSLEQARADKFKIDWENEEIFTPNQLGIQVFENQDLAELIPFIDWSPFFRSWDLHGKYPNILEDEVVGEQAKELFADGQKILKKIVDEKLLTAKAIFGIFIANSNETDDILIYDENNQEQVKFLTLRQQVQKSKGKDYLALSDFIAPKSTGKTDYMGAFCVTTGFGTDELSDQYEKDNDDYNAIMVKAIADRFAEAYAEFLHKKVRTEYWGYANQENLSNEDLIAEKYKGIRPAPGYPACPDHLEKHAIWDLLKVKENIGVYLTESLAMFPTAAVSGYYFGSPHAKYFGLGKITEEQVKEYSERKGISLREAKKWLSPNLADGI, from the coding sequence ATGAAATATTTAAGATTATCAGGGCTTGAACCTCTGATTATTACTCCGGAATCTAATTTCATCAATGTTGGTGAAAGAACAAATGTTGCCGGATCTAAAAAGTTTTTAAGATTAATAAAAGAAGAGAAATTTTCTGAAGCCTTAGATATCGCAAGAGATCAGGTTGATGGTGGAGCTCAGATTCTTGATGTTAATTTTGATGACGGTTTGATTGATGGAAAAGCTTCCATGATTAAATTCCTGAATTTAATTGGTTCTGAACCAGATATTTCCAAAATTCCAATTATGGTCGATTCTTCCAAATGGGAAATTTTGGAAGCGGGTCTTCAGGTTGTACAAGGAAAATGTGTGGTCAATTCTATCAGTTTAAAAGAAGGAAAAGAAGAGTTTGTAAAACATGCCAAAGCAATCAAAAGATATGGAGCTGCCGTTATTGTGATGGCTTTTGATGAGGTTGGTCAAGCTGACAATTATGAAAGAAGACTTGAGATCACCAAAAGATCGTATGATATTTTGGTTAATGAGGTTAAGTTTCCTGCAGAAGATATTATTTTCGATTTAAATATATTTCCGGTAGCAACCGGGATGGAAGAACACCGTAGAAACGCAATCGATTTCATCGAAGCAACACGTTGGGTTCGCCAAAACCTTCCTTATGCTTCGGTAAGTGGAGGAGTTTCAAATGTTTCGTTCTCTTTCCGAGGAAATGATACGGTACGTGAAGCAATGCACTCGGTTTTCCTTTATCATGCCATTCAGGCCGGGATGAATATAGGAATTGTAAACCCGGCAATGCTTGAGGTTTATGATGAAATTAATAAAGAACTTTTAGAACTCGTTGAAGATGTAATTCTCGATAAAAGAGAAGATGCAACGGAGCGTCTTTTAGATTATTCAGAACGAAATAAATCGGTAAAAAAAGAAAAAGTTGAAGAATTAGAGTGGCGTACTCATCCTTTACAGGAGAGAATTACGCATTCTTTGGTGAAAGGAATTGACCGTTTTATAGAAGAAGATGTGGAAGAAGCAAGGTTGCAATCTGAGCGACCGCTTCATGTAATTGAAGTTAATTTGATGACCGGAATGGGCGTCGTTGGAGATTTGTTCGGAAGCGGAAAAATGTTTCTTCCACAGGTTGTAAAGTCTGCCCGTGTAATGAAAAAAGCAGTGGCTTATTTGCAGCCATTCATCGAAGCTGAAAAAGATGTTGCTCAAAAAGCTAACGGAAAAATTTTAATGGCAACCGTAAAAGGAGACGTTCATGATATTGGTAAAAATATTGTGAGCGTAGTTTTGGGATGTAACAATTATGAAATCGTCGATTTGGGTGTGATGGTTCCTGCTGAGAAAATCATACAAGCAGCTATTGATCATCAGGTTGATGTTATTGGTTTAAGTGGATTGATTACGCCAAGTTTGGATGAAATGGTCTACATCGCATCAGAATTGGAAAGACAGAATCTTAATTTTCCTTTATTAATCGGTGGTGCAACAACTTCTAAAGCGCATACTGCAGTTAAGATTGATCTAAAATATAAAAATGCTGTCGTTCATGTGAATGACGCTTCCAGAGCAGTAAATGTTGTCAGTTCTCTTTTGGGAGATCGGAATAAAGAATATGTAGACGATCTTAAAAATGACTATTCAGATTTTCGTGAAAAGTTTTTGAACAGACAGGTTGACAAAGAGTACGTTTCTCTGGAACAAGCAAGAGCTGATAAGTTTAAAATTGATTGGGAAAATGAAGAAATTTTCACCCCTAATCAACTGGGAATTCAGGTTTTTGAAAATCAGGATTTAGCAGAATTAATTCCGTTTATCGACTGGTCTCCATTTTTCAGAAGTTGGGATCTGCATGGGAAATATCCGAATATCCTTGAAGATGAGGTTGTAGGCGAACAAGCCAAAGAGTTATTTGCAGACGGACAGAAAATTCTAAAGAAAATTGTTGATGAGAAGTTATTAACAGCAAAAGCAATCTTCGGAATTTTTATAGCTAATTCAAACGAAACTGATGATATTTTGATTTATGATGAAAATAATCAGGAACAAGTTAAATTTTTAACCTTAAGACAGCAGGTTCAAAAGTCAAAAGGAAAAGATTATCTGGCGTTAAGTGATTTTATTGCCCCAAAAAGTACCGGAAAAACCGATTATATGGGAGCTTTTTGTGTAACAACAGGTTTCGGAACTGATGAATTATCAGATCAATACGAAAAAGATAATGACGACTACAATGCCATTATGGTAAAAGCCATCGCCGACCGTTTTGCAGAAGCTTATGCTGAATTTTTGCATAAAAAAGTCCGTACAGAATATTGGGGATATGCCAATCAGGAAAACTTGAGCAACGAAGATTTAATTGCTGAAAAATATAAAGGAATTCGTCCTGCTCCTGGTTATCCTGCGTGTCCTGATCACTTAGAAAAACATGCGATTTGGGATCTTTTGAAAGTGAAAGAGAATATTGGAGTGTACCTTACCGAAAGTTTAGCGATGTTTCCTACGGCGGCAGTTTCCGGATATTATTTTGGAAGCCCGCATGCCAAATATTTTGGTTTAGGAAAAATCACAGAAGAACAAGTGAAAGAATATTCAGAAAGAAAAGGAATTTCTTTGAGAGAGGCTAAAAAATGGCTTTCTCCAAATTTAGCAGACGGAATTTAA
- a CDS encoding fatty acid desaturase family protein yields MEKPIYLKNPDDAKLFNELRKRVNQRVEKLPQNRDVYIKIKAIILPLIYFGLYLFALLNADQPWIYISSFVLMGISLVLIYLNLIHEAAHNNIFKSKKLNSIVLQIFDFVGANSYIWKKRHIAAHHAYPNVDGWDTDIEQSGLLLIVPWIKAKGIQKYQHFFFFLVYPLYLFNWMFIRDFRDFFDNERVILKTQGRIPVSEKIKMISFKLFYFFYQIAVPVLFFKVSIGLALGAWFLQVIAASIFALFVLLPLHPLPDNAFPKLDKKNGLPFSWLRHQLEVTNDLKENNWFVRNMLGNFNFHVAHHLFPNYSYMYYNEITEEIEQFAREYNLGYKRFPIFTALGKHVDLLKQNANNAYFILEE; encoded by the coding sequence ATGGAAAAGCCAATTTATCTCAAAAATCCGGACGACGCCAAACTGTTTAATGAATTAAGAAAAAGAGTGAACCAGCGAGTAGAAAAACTTCCCCAAAACAGAGATGTTTATATTAAGATCAAAGCGATTATTTTGCCTTTGATCTATTTTGGCTTGTATCTATTTGCTCTTTTAAATGCAGATCAACCGTGGATTTATATTTCGAGTTTTGTTTTAATGGGAATTTCATTGGTTTTGATTTATCTGAATTTAATTCACGAAGCGGCTCACAATAATATTTTTAAAAGCAAAAAACTGAACAGCATTGTTTTGCAGATTTTTGATTTTGTGGGAGCTAACTCATACATCTGGAAAAAAAGACATATTGCAGCTCATCACGCTTACCCAAATGTTGACGGTTGGGATACCGACATCGAACAGAGCGGACTTTTATTAATAGTTCCCTGGATCAAGGCAAAAGGAATTCAAAAATATCAGCATTTCTTTTTCTTTCTGGTTTATCCGCTTTATTTATTTAACTGGATGTTTATCAGAGATTTTAGAGATTTTTTTGATAATGAAAGGGTGATTCTGAAAACTCAGGGAAGAATTCCGGTTTCAGAAAAAATTAAAATGATCAGTTTCAAACTGTTTTATTTTTTTTATCAGATTGCCGTGCCTGTTTTATTTTTTAAAGTTTCCATAGGATTAGCTTTGGGAGCTTGGTTTTTACAGGTGATTGCAGCAAGTATTTTTGCACTTTTTGTGTTGTTGCCTTTGCATCCGCTTCCAGATAATGCTTTTCCGAAATTGGATAAAAAAAACGGACTTCCATTTAGCTGGCTTCGCCATCAATTGGAAGTTACGAATGATTTAAAAGAAAATAATTGGTTTGTTAGAAATATGTTAGGGAATTTCAACTTTCACGTTGCCCATCATCTTTTTCCGAATTACAGTTATATGTATTATAACGAAATCACCGAGGAAATTGAGCAGTTTGCTAGAGAATATAATCTGGGTTACAAGCGATTTCCAATTTTTACTGCTTTAGGCAAACATGTTGATTTGCTGAAGCAAAATGCGAATAACGCTTATTTTATTTTAGAAGAATAA